The Ptychodera flava strain L36383 chromosome 3, AS_Pfla_20210202, whole genome shotgun sequence region CTGTCTTGCTTGCAATCTCtgtctttgctcaactggttcaggaacatattcaagtttcggtattagagttgtaatttgaaatttgacttccgctatctccatcgagttcagtttcacgaACAGTGACAATTAAACTATCACTGTCTAGAATAAGGGCTTATTCAGTGTTAAACTGTGCCGGCGTcaccatttttaaataccctctgacagaaaacaacaactgatcacAAGATCCTTACAAATTATGGCGGAGAAATGACCGagtatggcggcatttgtttacaaatttggtgcgcatgctcatttaggtttgacctctacctcgtactCTAggctaggcttgaggaaatagtctacaaacatgatgtagatcagaCAGTACAAACCaaacgtatatcgaacgcatataaacgcgtacgCTCTTGGCGCATTTAAGTGCCTCCCGCAGTCTGGTCGTTGGCGCAGAATACGCCTACCCATGGTGAAAGTGTTGATATATATCATGCTCATGAGCTGACAAAATTGACAAGTCATacattcataaaaatgaaaaatatggaaaGAAATGCAAAAAGGAAAACAATAGATAATTCTTTGACACTTtcatatttcagattttttatcACTAAATTTCATCCATAATCATAATCTACAACATATTGTGTTTACTTGATGGAATTATCAAGTAGTTATAAATATCCAAACTTTTACATTATAGTCTCTGTCTCAAATCAAGATTTTACACTTTAAACTTTTTAAAGTGGTGAAGGATTCGATTACAATGATAACAATATTACATTGTTTCTGAAGACGTAACTGCACGCATTTTATAAAATGTTTGTCAAGCAATGCGATGCATGATCAAACATACCTTGTGATATGTAAGAGTTGTAATTCTGAGATGAACACTAAATTTACGAAGTTTTTAAAACACACTGATGTATTAACTCTTTCACACTTATTCTATTTATGCTTATATTTCAGAATAGTCAAGAATGCCTGTTGCAAAAACGTCTTTTCAGCAAGATCAACCATCAAGGGAAGCAATGTACAGAAAACATGAGTAAGACAGAAACCTATGTTGAAAAAGGGAAATCCCTCGTCTAAGATAATGGCAAGACTTTCACACGGAAAGGAAATGAACAATATCCCACAGGAACTCATGGAAAGGAAAGGCCATTTGTTTGTAAAGAATGTGGAAAGAGTTTTACACAGAATGAAGACAAGAAATACCCCACACTGACTCATATTTGTCAACAGCAGTTTGTCTGCAAGGTGTGCAGTAAAGGCTTCAATAGCAGTAGCTCAAAGTTCCCATCATgacacaaaacaatgaaaagccATTCatctgcaaagtatgtggtaagGGTTTTACAAGAAGTGGACATCTAAACGTTCACATCAGGatacatacaaaggaaaagccatttgtctgcaaagtgtgtgggaagtgTTTTGCATGGAGTTGGACACTAAAAtatcacatgaggacacatacaaaggaaaagccatatgtctgcaaagtgtgtggaaagggGTTTGCAATGAGTGGAACACTTAAAGTTCACAtaaggacacatacaaaggaaaagccatttgtctgcaaagtgtgtgggaagtgTTTTGCATGGAGTTGGACtataaaagttcacatgaggacacatacaaaggaaaagccatttgtctgcaaagtgtgtggaaagggttttgcaaTGAGTGGaaatctaaaagttcacataaggacacatacaaaggaaaagccatttgtctgcaaagtgtgtgggaagtgTTTTGCATGGAGTTGGActctaaaagttcacatcaggacacatacaaaggaaaagccatttgtctgcgaAGTGTGTGGAAAGGGGTTTGCGCATCATGAAAATCTAAAacttcacatgaggacacatacaaatgaaaagccatttgtctgcaaagtatgtgggAAGGGTTTTAAAAGAAGAGGACTAAAATACCACATTAAGACACATACGAAGGAAAAGCCATtgatctgcaaagtgtgtggaaagggttttgcacAGAGTTGGATGctaaaagttcacatcaggatacatacaaaggaaaagccatttgcagaaaaggaaaagccatttgtctgcaaagtgtgtggaaagggGTTTGCACAGAGCGGacatctaaaagttcacatgaggacacatacaaaggaaaagccatttgtctgcaaagtgtgtgggaagggttttgcaCAGAGCGGacatctaaaagttcacatgaggacacatacaaaggaaaagccatttgtctgcaaagtgtgtgggaagggttttgcaAAGAATGGaaatctaaaagttcacatgaggacacacacaaaggaaaagccatttgtgtgcaaagtgtgtggaaatGGTTTTGCAACGAGTGGaaatctaaaagttcacatgaggacacacacaaaggaaaagccatttgtgtGCAAAGTGTGTGAGAATGGTTTTGCAACGAGTGGACAACTAAAATATCACATGAgcacacatacaaaggaaaagccatttgtctgccaAATGTGTGGGAAAGGTTTTGCAAGGAGTGGGACACTAAAACTTCACATgtggacacatacaaaggaaaagccatttgtctgcaaagtgtgtgggaatgGTTTTGCAACGAGTGGACAACTAAAATATCACATGAgcacacatacaaaggaaagcCATTTGTGTgcaaagtttgtgagaatggttTTGCAACGAGTGGACAACTAAAATATCACATGAgcacacatacaaaggaaaagccatttgtctgccaAATGTGTGGGAAAGGTTTTGCAAGGAGTGGGACACTAAAACGTCACATgtggacacatacaaaggaaaagccatttgtctgcaaagtgtgtgggaatgGTTTTGCAACGAGTGGACAACTAAAATATCACATGAgcacacatacaaaggaaaagccatttgtctgccaAATGTGTGGGAAAGGTTTTGCAAGGAGTGGGACACTAAAACGTCACATgtggacacatacaaaggaaaagccatttgtctgcaaagtgtgtgggaatgGTTTTGCAACGAGTGGACAACTAAAATATCACATGAgcacacatacaaaggaaaagccatttgtctgccaAATGTGTGGGAAAGGTTTTGCAAGGAGTGGGACACTAAAACTTCACATGCGGACACATACacaggaaaagccatttgtctgcaaagtgtgtgggaatgGTTTTGCAACGAGTGGACAACTAAAacttcacatgaggacacatacaaaggaaaagccatttgtctgccaAATGTGTGGGAAAGGTTTTGCAAGGAGTGGGACACTAAAAATTCACATcatgacacatacaaaggaaaagccatttgcagaaaaaggaaaatccttttgtctgcaaagtgtgtgggaagggttttgcaACGAGTGGAGATCTAAATATTCACAtaaggacacatacaaatgaaaagccatatgACGGCAAAGTTTGTGGGAAGGGTTTTACTCTGAGTCAAACCT contains the following coding sequences:
- the LOC139129528 gene encoding zinc finger protein 227-like, yielding MTQNNEKPFICKVCGKGFTRSGHLNVHIRIHTKEKPFVCKVCGKCFAWSWTLKYHMRTHTKEKPYVCKVCGKGFAMSGTLKVHIRTHTKEKPFVCKVCGKCFAWSWTIKVHMRTHTKEKPFVCKVCGKGFAMSGNLKVHIRTHTKEKPFVCKVCGKCFAWSWTLKVHIRTHTKEKPFVCEVCGKGFAHHENLKLHMRTHTNEKPFVCKVCGKGFKRRGLKYHIKTHTKEKPLICKVCGKGFAQSWMLKVHIRIHTKEKPFAEKEKPFVCKVCGKGFAQSGHLKVHMRTHTKEKPFVCKVCGKGFAQSGHLKVHMRTHTKEKPFVCKVCGKGFAKNGNLKVHMRTHTKEKPFVCKVCGNGFATSGNLKVHMRTHTKEKPFVCKVCENGFATSGQLKYHMSTHTKEKPFVCQMCGKGFARSGTLKLHMWTHTKEKPFVCKVCGNGFATSGQLKYHMSTHTKESHLCAKFVRMVLQRVDN